The Methanobacterium sp. nucleotide sequence TGTTGTTTCAACTGACACTATTTCTTCTGATGTGAGCGTCATTTCAGTGGCTCCATTGATTGCAGATGCAATTAAAAAAAGCAGGGGTTGTAAATAAATCTTTGAAAATTAGTTGAAAAGATAATTAATTGTTCTCTTTTATTTACAGGCTGTCAAAAACCTACGGTTTTTGGCGCATCAAAAATCTTTGATTTTTGCAGGTTCTACATTAACTCTCTTACCTTTGATTCTGCCTTTATCCATCAGTGACATGAAATTCTTTGCACCCTCCTCAGGAACCTCAATAAATGAAAACCTATCAAAAACATCTATTTTGCCAATCACATGGCTTGAAAGCCCTGTATTTTCATTAACAGCTTTAACAATGTCTTTAGCTTTAATTTTTTGTTTTTGACCCACATTAATAAAGAACCTCACCATTCCAGGACTAGCGCCTGTATCTTTAAATTCGGCATCAGAACTTTCTGTATGGTTTTCTTTATTCATGACTATTTTTAAAAGAGCCGCAGCAGTTTCAACTGATGTATAATCCTCTTCCATCAAACGTTCAATTAGACGAATGTATTTACTCAAATCATCGTTGTTTACTACTGATTTAACCCGGTCTAAGAAGATGTCAGTTCTTATTTCTTCAACATCTGCAAGTGAAGGGATTCTGTGCTGTTCAATCTTTGTTTTTGTAAATTTCTGTATGTCTCTAAGCTGATAAATTTCCCTACCTGCAACAAATGTGAATGCGCGGCCTGTTTTTCCTGCACGACCAGTTCTACCGATTCTATGCACATAATATTCATCATCATTTGGTACGTCATAATTAAATACGGCTTCTACATCTTCCACGTCAATTCCACGAGCTGCAACGTCAGTTGCAACAAGAATTTCTATCTGCCCCTTTCTGAACTTACCCATGACCCGATCTCTCTGTTTTTGAGTCATATCTCCATGGAGACCGTCTGCAAGATATCCCCGAACCTGTAAATGTGTTACCAGGGCGTCAACCCTCCTTTTAGTGTTACAGAATACCAGAGATAGTTTAGGGTTATATATATCTACTAAACGAGAAAGAAGTTCTAACTTCATCTTTTCTTTAACTTCAAAGTAAATCTGCTCAATTTCAGGAACAGTCATTTTCTGATGGACCACTTTTACAAATTCAGGGTTTTTCTGAAATCTTCTGGTTAAATTTAAAATTGGTCTGGACATTGTGGCAGAAAAAAGAAGTGTCTGTCTCTTTTCAGGCATATATTCAAGTATAAATTCTATATCTTCACGAAAACCCATGTCCAGCATTTCGTCAGCTTCATCAAGGATGATAGTATTTACATTATCCATTTTAAGTGTTTTACGTCTTATATGATCCATTACACGACCAGGAGTACCTATAATTATTTGAACTCCTTTTTTAAGAGCCTTAATTTGTCGTTCTATTGGTTGTCCGCCGTAGATAGGCAGGATACTAATTTTTTGGTATTTTGAAAGTTTTCTTAATTCTTCAGCAACCTGAATGGCCAGCTCTCTTGTTGGACACAAAATAACTGCCTGTAGCTTCTTATTTTCCGGGTCAACCATTTCTAAAACTGGAATTCCAAATGCTGCTGTTTTCCCGGTCCCTGTTTGAGCCTGTCCTGTAACGTCTTTACCATCTAAAATATGGGGGATAGCAAGTGATTGGATTGGTGTTGCCTCTTCAAATCCCAAATCTGCAACAGCTTTTTTGATCTCAGGAGAGAGATCTAATTCAAAAAATTTTAATTTTTTCATCTTATCTTCCTATTTTTAATTTAAAACATAATTAAAGAATTATTTTAAGAGAATGAACATGATAACTAAAAAATGTCATTCAATATTATTAATTTAATTATCTAAAAAAATTTTTGATAGTGATATTAGCCAAAAATAAACTAAAGGAAATGGAAAATCATTTCCAATTGAGTTAGTGAGTTGCTGGATTTTTTAACCCTATATCTGGAACGATGTTAGTGATCTTCTGCATTTTATCAAGAAGACTTTTTTTACCTTTTCCAACAAGTGCATGTTCAAGAACTTCACTTAAAGTAGATACTGGAATAATTTCAATCTTATTTTTGTACCTTTCCTCTATCAAAACATCATTCATGTTTGATTCAGGTATTAGAACTTTCTTTATTCCTGACTCTGCTGCAGCTTCAATTTTTCCGGTTACTCCTCCAACTGGAAGGACATCTCCTCGAACACTTAATGAACCTGTAAGTGCCACTGACTGGTCAACAGGGATATTTTCAAGGGATGAGACAACTGCTGTTGCAACAGAAACACTTGCACTATCTCCTTCAACTCCTTCGTAGGCTTGAAGGAACTGTATGTGTATGTCATAGCTTGATATGTCTGTTCCGGTGTGTTTTTTAATTAAAGCACTGACGTTTTGCACGGCTTCTTTAGCTATATCTCCAAGTTTACCGGTTGCAATAATCCTACCTTCTTCTTTACTTTGTGCCGGAGCAGCTTCTGCTACTATTGGAAGAATTATACCACTTCTATCTCCAATTACTGCAAGACCATTTACAGTACCGATTTCACCGCCTTCAGATTTGAAAACTTTGTATTTTTTCCTTTGACCAATATAACGATCTGCAATTTGCTGTTCAAGGGTTCTTGCAAGTTTTTTGGCACTTAATACATGTGATACTTTAACATGATCTGCATTTTCTCCTTTGGCTATATCTCCAGCAGCCCTTACAAGGCCACCTAAATCCCTTAACCTTAAGGTTAATGTGTCTTTTTTACCAGATCTTCTTTGAGCCTCTCTTATAATTTCGGCAATAGCTTCTTTGCTAAAATGAGGTATTCTACCGTCTTTTTTAACTTCTTGAGCAACAAATTGAACCAGTTTATCTCTATTTTCTGGTGTATCTGGCATTGAGTCTTTCATGAAAACTTCATAACCATATCCTCTTATTCTTGATCTTAGCGCAATATGCATTCCTTCAAGTACCTGAAGGTTTCCAGATGCTACAAGAACAAAATCACATGGAACTTCCTGCGATCTGACCATTGCACCACTGCTTGTTTCACTCTGCCCGGTTATAGAATATTTCTTCTCCTGCATGGCTGTTAAAAGCTCTTGCTGAGTTTTATTTTTCATTGTACCAATTTCGTCAATGTAGAGGACGCCCTTGTTTGCCTTGTGGATCATCCCTGCCTCAACACGTTCATGTGCAGGTGTTCCTAACCCTCCGGACTGGTAAGGGTCGTGTCTGACATCACCTAAAAGTGCACCAGCATGAGATCCTGTTGCGTCAACAAAAGGAGCTGTAACATTGCTTTCATTATTTACAAGAAGTTTTGGGACCATAATTGAGGTTCTGGGTTTTATCTGTTGAAGCGCAACGAAAACTATCGCTGCAGCTATTAAGGCCACTAAAATCTGATTCATTACAAATCCAACGATCATAATGAAGGCCAGTATGATCATTGTAAACATGTTTTTCTTCTCTTCCTGGCCCTTGGCCTTTGCTTTATAGTTTGCAACTATTTTTTTACCTTCACCTGCAGGCATGGCTCCAATTAAGGGATTATGGTTATCTTCAATGTTTGGATAGACTAAAATATCCTGAAGTTCTTCTCCCGGTAATAGCTCTGCCATTCCCTTGGCTAACATGGACTTACCAATACCAGGTTCTCCAATTAAAAGAACATTCCTTCGCTGTTTAGCAGCTTTTTTCACGGTTTCAACTGCTTCTTCCTGGCCAATAATCTGGTCAATTATTTTTTCTGGGACTTTAATATCCCCTGAACCTGAATAAATTCTTGATTTAAATGAATTTGTGTCTGAATTTAGATTTGCCATGATCCATGACAACCTCCCTTTATCCATTTTGTTAAAAAATAACATTTTTCTGTAAATTATTTTAATGGTATTTTTGATATTAAATTTAGTAATATATATTATTGATATATATAAATATCTACTTTTCTATTTTCTTTAAAAAATATTTTTTTTTAAACCAGATGGATTTAATATTATTAAAATTTAATTCAGTTGAATATTATAACTGATTTAATGTAACACAAATTTATATATGTCTCAGTTAAATATATATGGTTTTAGTAGATTTCAACTAAACTAAAATGGATAAATCAAATATTATTTTAGTGGAGGCAAAATCAGTGGGTACTGTTAACAAAAATAAATGCATAATGGTACAGGGAACTTCATCGAATGCTGGAAAAAGTGTTGTTGTTGCTGCACTTTGCAGAATTTTTTCTAAAAGAGGATACAGAGTTGCACCTTTTAAATCTCAAAATATGTCCTTAAACTCCTACACAACTCATGAAAATGCAGAAATTGCCATGGCACAGGTTTTACAGGCTGAATCGGCAGGAATTGAACCTTCATATCACATGAACCCTATTTTGCTTAAACCAAAAGAAGACTTTATATCTCAGGTGATAGTGCATGGAAAACCTGTTAGTGACATGAATTTCTATGATTATCAGACTTCTTTTAGAGGAAAGGCTTTAAAAGCTATAAAAGAATCATTGAATGCTCTAAAAAAGGAATATGATATGGTTGTAATTGAAGGTGCAGGATCTCCAGCAGAAATTAACATGAAAGATAAAGACCTTGCAAACATGAAGATAGCACATTTAGCTGATGCGGACGTTATTTTAGTGGCAGACATTGATAGGGGAGGTGTTTTTGCATCTATTGCCGGTACTTTTGCTTTGCTGGATGATGAAGACAGAAAAAGGATAAAGGGAGTTATAATCAACAAGTTCAGGGGAAATCTGGATATATTAATCCCGGGGATACGTCAAATTGAAGAAATTGTGGGTGTGCCCGTTCTTGGTGTTGTGCCTTACGATGAAAGCCTTAAACTTCCTGAAGAAGATTCAGCTTCTCTTTCAGAGCGAAAATACAGAAAAAATGAGAAAATAAAAATTGGAGTTATGAGACTTCCAAGAATCTCCAATTTCACTGACATTGACCCTCTTGAATACGAACCCGACGTGGGGATTAATCTAATTGAAATGGGGGACGAAATGGGTAAATTAGATGCATTAATCATTCCTGGAACCAGAAATACTGTAAGTGACATGGTAACTTTAAATGAAGCTGGTTTTACAGATGAAATTGTTCAATTATCAAAGGAAGTCCCTGTTTTTGGAATCTGCGGTGGATATCAGATGCTTGGAACCAGGGTTATTGATGAAACATTTAAAGAATCTAAATTAGGAACTGTTGATGGAATTGGGATTTTAGATATTAAAACCAGGTTTGAAAGAATTGATAAGATTGTAACGAGGAGTAAAGCTGAAATTCTTGGAAATGGAATGTTTAAGTCTATAAAAGGAGATCTGGTTAAAGGATATGAGCTTCATGAAGGTTTAAGTGTTCTTGGAGATTCTAAACCTTTATTTAAAGTTGTTGAAGGATGTGGAAATCATCCTTTATCTGGATATGATGGTGCTGTTGAAGGTTATGTTGCAGGAACTTATTTTCATGGGATATTTCATAACTTTAAATTTAGAAGAGTCTTTACAGATTATTTAAGAATTCAAAATGGGTTAGAACCTATTGGATTTAGTGGAGATAACTTCGAAGCCTTAAAGAAGTTTTCAATTGATAGATTGGCAGAAATAGTTGAAGAAAACGTTGATTTATCGATTATTGAAAACTCAATTGAATAAATTAAAAAAATAAAGAAATATAGAATTTAATTTATTCAATATCTTCTAAATGTTTATGTTTCGACCTTATCAAAAGTATAGTGCATGGAGCAGAGTGAACAACTTTTTCTGACACACTTCCAAGTAAATGCTTGTCTATTTTGCTTTTTCCAGTTCCCATGATGATGACATCCACATTTTCTTCTTCTGCAATTTTAACAATTTCTGATGCAGGGTCTCCTTCAACGAGCATGGGTCTGAAATTAATCATATATGTGTTTGGCTTGTGAAATTCCTTTTCCATACGATTTAAAACATATTTTCCTTTTTTCTTTAGCTCTGTTACCATCATTTCCTTAACTTTCTTAGGGGTCAGGAATGGGGCAGATGTGTCTGCAACATAGAGCCCTATAACTTCCATTTGTCTTTCACCTATTAAATCTAAAGCATGTTCAATTATTTCATCCAGATATTCGCCAGTACTTGTTACCAATATTTTTTTATACATTTAATCACCCTAAAAATCCTATCCTTATAACTGCATAGGTTATATAAGTTGCCATTAATATGATTCCATTAATTCTGGTAAGTTTCATTCCCTTACTGATCAATAAGAGAACCAGTATTGTAACAAAAATCATTGCCGGAGCATCAAAAGTAAGTGAAAGAGGTTCTACAGGCACATTTAGAATTAGAGCAGGTATTCCAATACCTATCATAATGTTAAATGTGTTACTTCCAAGTACAGTTCCTATTGATAGGTCATGCAGTCCTTTCATAGCAGATGAGAGCGTAACAACAAGTTCAGGTATACTTGTTCCAATTGCAAGTGTAAAGAGCCCCATGATCATTTCAGGAATGCCCAAAGCTTTTCCAAGTTCTACTCCACTATAAACTAACAATCTACATCCTATAATTAATCCAGCAAGTCCTATTACCATCCATATCAAAGTTTTAGGACTAATTGTTTTAAATTTAGATAAAATTGAACCTTCATTAATCTCAGATTCATTTTCAAGTCCAGTTTCAATTTGTGAATTATTTTTAGCAGATTCTTCTTTTTGAGATTTAATCAAGGCTCTAAGATAAAACGCATAGACCACTATGAAAACAACAGCTGCTATTTTACCAATATCTCCAAGGAACATGAAAAATATAAGAATAAGTGATGTAACAAGTGTTACCGCTCCATCTCGAGTTAATCCTTTAGGACTGGCTTTAATAACTCCTGCAAATGCTCCTGAAATACCAAGTATCCC carries:
- the lonB gene encoding ATP-dependent protease LonB; amino-acid sequence: MANLNSDTNSFKSRIYSGSGDIKVPEKIIDQIIGQEEAVETVKKAAKQRRNVLLIGEPGIGKSMLAKGMAELLPGEELQDILVYPNIEDNHNPLIGAMPAGEGKKIVANYKAKAKGQEEKKNMFTMIILAFIMIVGFVMNQILVALIAAAIVFVALQQIKPRTSIMVPKLLVNNESNVTAPFVDATGSHAGALLGDVRHDPYQSGGLGTPAHERVEAGMIHKANKGVLYIDEIGTMKNKTQQELLTAMQEKKYSITGQSETSSGAMVRSQEVPCDFVLVASGNLQVLEGMHIALRSRIRGYGYEVFMKDSMPDTPENRDKLVQFVAQEVKKDGRIPHFSKEAIAEIIREAQRRSGKKDTLTLRLRDLGGLVRAAGDIAKGENADHVKVSHVLSAKKLARTLEQQIADRYIGQRKKYKVFKSEGGEIGTVNGLAVIGDRSGIILPIVAEAAPAQSKEEGRIIATGKLGDIAKEAVQNVSALIKKHTGTDISSYDIHIQFLQAYEGVEGDSASVSVATAVVSSLENIPVDQSVALTGSLSVRGDVLPVGGVTGKIEAAAESGIKKVLIPESNMNDVLIEERYKNKIEIIPVSTLSEVLEHALVGKGKKSLLDKMQKITNIVPDIGLKNPATH
- a CDS encoding calcium/sodium antiporter, with protein sequence MEMFLFALIGILIVSLIIVIKSADIFVDNLIEIGALVGISQIILGVTASAIGTSLPEFGSAMIATLTGSADIGVGVVIGSNIWNIAGILGISGAFAGVIKASPKGLTRDGAVTLVTSLILIFFMFLGDIGKIAAVVFIVVYAFYLRALIKSQKEESAKNNSQIETGLENESEINEGSILSKFKTISPKTLIWMVIGLAGLIIGCRLLVYSGVELGKALGIPEMIMGLFTLAIGTSIPELVVTLSSAMKGLHDLSIGTVLGSNTFNIMIGIGIPALILNVPVEPLSLTFDAPAMIFVTILVLLLISKGMKLTRINGIILMATYITYAVIRIGFLG
- the cobQ gene encoding cobyric acid synthase CobQ, coding for MDKSNIILVEAKSVGTVNKNKCIMVQGTSSNAGKSVVVAALCRIFSKRGYRVAPFKSQNMSLNSYTTHENAEIAMAQVLQAESAGIEPSYHMNPILLKPKEDFISQVIVHGKPVSDMNFYDYQTSFRGKALKAIKESLNALKKEYDMVVIEGAGSPAEINMKDKDLANMKIAHLADADVILVADIDRGGVFASIAGTFALLDDEDRKRIKGVIINKFRGNLDILIPGIRQIEEIVGVPVLGVVPYDESLKLPEEDSASLSERKYRKNEKIKIGVMRLPRISNFTDIDPLEYEPDVGINLIEMGDEMGKLDALIIPGTRNTVSDMVTLNEAGFTDEIVQLSKEVPVFGICGGYQMLGTRVIDETFKESKLGTVDGIGILDIKTRFERIDKIVTRSKAEILGNGMFKSIKGDLVKGYELHEGLSVLGDSKPLFKVVEGCGNHPLSGYDGAVEGYVAGTYFHGIFHNFKFRRVFTDYLRIQNGLEPIGFSGDNFEALKKFSIDRLAEIVEENVDLSIIENSIE
- a CDS encoding DEAD/DEAH box helicase: MKKLKFFELDLSPEIKKAVADLGFEEATPIQSLAIPHILDGKDVTGQAQTGTGKTAAFGIPVLEMVDPENKKLQAVILCPTRELAIQVAEELRKLSKYQKISILPIYGGQPIERQIKALKKGVQIIIGTPGRVMDHIRRKTLKMDNVNTIILDEADEMLDMGFREDIEFILEYMPEKRQTLLFSATMSRPILNLTRRFQKNPEFVKVVHQKMTVPEIEQIYFEVKEKMKLELLSRLVDIYNPKLSLVFCNTKRRVDALVTHLQVRGYLADGLHGDMTQKQRDRVMGKFRKGQIEILVATDVAARGIDVEDVEAVFNYDVPNDDEYYVHRIGRTGRAGKTGRAFTFVAGREIYQLRDIQKFTKTKIEQHRIPSLADVEEIRTDIFLDRVKSVVNNDDLSKYIRLIERLMEEDYTSVETAAALLKIVMNKENHTESSDAEFKDTGASPGMVRFFINVGQKQKIKAKDIVKAVNENTGLSSHVIGKIDVFDRFSFIEVPEEGAKNFMSLMDKGRIKGKRVNVEPAKIKDF
- a CDS encoding universal stress protein, producing MYKKILVTSTGEYLDEIIEHALDLIGERQMEVIGLYVADTSAPFLTPKKVKEMMVTELKKKGKYVLNRMEKEFHKPNTYMINFRPMLVEGDPASEIVKIAEEENVDVIIMGTGKSKIDKHLLGSVSEKVVHSAPCTILLIRSKHKHLEDIE